The Scyliorhinus canicula chromosome 20, sScyCan1.1, whole genome shotgun sequence genome has a window encoding:
- the LOC119954750 gene encoding NAD-dependent protein deacetylase sirtuin-2-like, giving the protein MCIATPIAPQTDDLVIITLAFAGACCAQIGCFVSNSDNSSKYLIDLKHFEMSSGHAEILNDEIPRCKTCLGIVKPDVVFFGESLAKDFFSYRKDFKRSDLLIVMGTSLETEPFASIVNSVQPHVPRLLLNWNPVGPFKKTPLKHTDVRKLGNLIDSVRVLVKLLGWATDLDELIKRETGASVQTRTDPGPMVLGNPELNKQAQTTRPSTYPHVASKFYKGPDIKAQGQNCGPSKTSSINNIEHCCIKSSSEEGSPVSEPSESETE; this is encoded by the exons ATGTGTATCGCTACACCAATAGCACCACAAACAGAtgatttggtcattatcacattggcaTTTGCGGGAGCgtgttgtgcacaaattggctgttttGTTTCCAACAGTGATAACTCttcaaagtacttaattgacctaaagcactttgagatgtccagtgGTCAT GCTGAAATTCTAAATGACGAAATTCCACGATGTAAAACTTGTTTGGGAATCGTGAAACCGGACGTTGTATTTTTTGGTGAAAGTCTCGCTAAAGATTTCTTCTCGTACAGAAAGGATTTTAAGCGGAGTGACCTGTTGATTGTCATGGGAACGTCATTGGAG ACTGAACCTTTTGCAAGCATTGTGAATTCTGTGCAGCCACATGTACCTCGCCTGCTCCTGAACTGGAATCCCGTCGGCCCCTTTAAAAAAACTCCTTTGAAGCACACAGACGTGAGAAAATTGGGCAACTTGATCgacagtgtgagagtgttggTGAAACTTCTGGGATGGGCCACTGACCTAGATGAACTGATCAAG CGTGAAACTGGTGCTTCTGTCCAGACCAGAACTGACCCAGGACCCATGGTACTAGGCAACCCTGAACTAAACAAACAAGCGCAAACAACCAGACCATCCACCTATCCCCATGTGGCATCAAAATTCTACAAGGGACCAGATATAAAAGCCCAGGGGCAGAACTGTGGGCCATCAAAAACTTCATCCATTAATAACATCGAGCACTGTTGCATTAAAAGCAGCTCTGAAGAGGGCTCTCCTGTATCAGAACCTTCTGAATCGGAGACTGAGTGA